One part of the Mytilus trossulus isolate FHL-02 chromosome 11, PNRI_Mtr1.1.1.hap1, whole genome shotgun sequence genome encodes these proteins:
- the LOC134691550 gene encoding uncharacterized protein LOC134691550 has product MPLIIPGGSHIASLLITHFHESVHHQGRHYTEGAVRSNGFWITGGKRLINSILHKCVQCRKLRGKVEHQKMADLPSDRLTPSPPFSYVGVDTFGPWSVATRRTRGGAANSKRWAIMFSCLVTRAIHIEVIEEMTSSSFINALRRFTAIRGPVREFRSDQGTNFVGAVNELSLLYNDENIQGYLSKKQIVWTFNPPHASHMNGAWERMIGLARRILDSMLTDIQGKQLTHEVLCTLMTEVCCIVNSRPIIAVSNDPESPSILSPNTLLTQKINSDIEPYHFNFSVKDMYKSQWKHVQILANQFWKQWNIQYLQNLQTRSKWPSENRNLQIGDFVLMIDVSLPRNQWPTGIIDEVFPSKDGLVRKVSVRVIKNGEPVTYSRPVTQLVHLMSD; this is encoded by the coding sequence ATGCCTCTAATCATACCAGGTGGAAGCCATATTGCTTCATTGTTAATAACACACTTTCATGAGTCAGTGCACCATCAGGGACGCCATTACACAGAAGGTGCTGTACGCTCAAATGGTTTCTGGATAACTGGAGGAAAACGCCTTATTAATTCTATTTTGCACAAGTGCGTACAATGTAGGAAACTAAGAGGAAAAGTAGAACACCAGAAAATGGCAGATCTGCCATCAGATCGTCTTACACCGAGTCCTCCGTTTTCATACGTGGGTGTTGATACATTTGGACCATGGTCTGTAGCCACAAGGCGAACACGTGGAGGTGCCGCTAATTCTAAACGATGGGCAATAATGTTTTCATGCCTTGTTACTCGTGCCATCCACATTGAGGTCATAGAGGAAATGACTTCATCCTCATTCATTAATGCTTTGCGTCGATTTACAGCAATAAGAGGACCCGTAAGAGAATTTAGATCTGATCAAGGTACCAACTTTGTAGGAGCAGTAAATGAATTGTCACTACTAtataatgatgaaaatattcAGGGATATCTGtctaaaaaacaaattgtatggACATTCAATCCACCCCATGCCTCACACATGAACGGTGCATGGGAACGCATGATTGGACTAGCAAGAAGAATTCTCGATTCAATGCTAACAGATATTCAAGGAAAGCAACTCACTCATGAAGTTTTATGCACATTAATGACAGAAGTTTGTTGTATCGTCAATAGTAGACCAATAATTGCTGTGTCAAATGATCCAGAATCACCTTCTATTTTGTCACCAAACACTCTATtaacacaaaaaattaataGTGACATAGAACCGtaccatttcaatttttctgTGAAAGATATGTACAAATCACAGTGGAAGCATGTGCAAATTTTAGCAAATCAATTTTGGAAGCAATGGAACATACAATACTTACAAAACCTTCAAACTAGATCAAAATGGCCAAGTGAAAATCGAAACTTACAAATTGGTGATTTTGTGCTCATGATTGACGTTAGTTTACCACGCAATCAATGGCCAACCGGAATCATTGATGAAGTATTTCCTAGTAAAGATGGATTAGTTCGAAAAGTATCAGTGCGTGTGATAAAGAACGGGGAACCAGTAACTTATAGCCGTCCAGTAACACAGCTGGTACATTTGATGTCggattaa
- the LOC134690610 gene encoding uncharacterized protein LOC134690610, producing the protein MDRASRYKTQHSVMYPPFSTFVEFLHSMAVRMNDPSLKIQQSDSGRDKKVERKYAGKRTPGQTVLKTTIEKQNTSANLNFKCIIHENGKHNLADCKVFVEKPLEEKRQLIRKNGICFKCLNGKHLAKDCKANIKCEKCGKTAHCTAFHFERETLQNNGGERQIDNIPQDQVSTKCTEICKDSGETTFQGKSCAKTLLVKVYPEGKPEVSVTTYAIIDDQSNRSLACSTFIDYFNETTEPVEYTLASCSGKTVQHGRRTTGYILESLDGTTQLKCPSLIECNEIPISKREIATPAIARHYKHLQDIEQFIPELDGNAEVMLLIGRDVTAAHHILDQRIGKDNEPYAQRLRLGWAIIGETCLGLVHASDTITVNKTTVLPNGRETNLKPCEYGFRVKDNEPDIGSTVFKQTREDDTLGLSQEDKEFLIVMDKEFHTSENGRLSAPLPFRRDRPKLQNNYHQARQRAENLSRSFKRDSTKQQHFVEFMKKIFVNNHAEAVTPARKGEEVWYLPIFGVYHAKKQSKIRVVFDSAAKYNGLCLNDILMKGPDLTNNLVGVLLKFRKGKVAAIADVEQMFFSFEVNEEHRNYLRFVWFKDNTVTEPLTEYRMKVHVFGNSPSPAVANYGLRKAVCDHTDLDTCDDVCHYVNNNFYVDDGLVSGDSPEEIVSLIKRTQERLITGGKIRLHKIVSNNSEVVKSFETKDLAESITKIDFNSESTCLQRSLGLCWNVVKDIFTYQLSKEEKPFTKRGLLSVINGIFDPLGFIAPVILGGRLIMREAVQNNSLDWDDPLPDNLLSYWQRWKQSLQDLETLEIGRPFTSQSLNDSTECELHIFSDASKEAISSVAYIRTFDKKGDSELGFLVGKSKLAPCHGHTIPRLELCGAVLSTELATFIQNELKLPLSSTHFYTDSQVVLGYIYNEKRRFYVYVSNRVSKILKGSVKSQWSYVPTELNPADHGTRQLEAKNVGDSKWLLGPKSYIDTLHKSECTSFDIVSPDEDQEVCPTAVESMKTLISPIQTLGVDRFERFSKWSSLVRAISLLKRKIVSSYRSKVDTKDTRTCVDIRKEAETLVLKLSYSIILMK; encoded by the coding sequence aTGGATCGTGCTAGTAggtacaaaacacaacattctGTGATGTATCCGCCTTTTTCAACGTTTGTAGAATTCTTACACAGCATGGCAGTGCGAATGAATGACCCTAGCCTCAAAATCCAACAATCAGATAGTGGACGAGACAAAAAAGTGGAACGGAAATATGCTGGAAAAAGGACTCCTGGTCAGACTGTTTTGAAAACAactattgaaaaacaaaacacttcGGCTAATCTGaactttaaatgtattattcatgaaaatggcAAACACAACCTTGCTGACTGTAAAGTATTTGTTGAGAAACCGTTAGAAGAAAAAAGACAATTAATACGGAAAAATGGGATTTGTTTCAAATGCCTAAATGGGAAGCATCTAGCTAAAGATTGCAAAGCTAACATCAAGTGTGAGAAATGTGGAAAAACGGCACACTGTACAGCCTTTCACTTTGAACGTGAAACCCTACAAAATAATGGCGGGGAAAGACAAATTGACAATATACCGCAAGACCAAGTAAGCACAAAATGTACTGAAATTTGTAAGGACTCGGGAGAAACTACTTTCCAAGGAAAGTCTTGTGCAAAGACATTACTAGTCAAGGTGTATCCGGAAGGCAAACCAGAAGTCAGTGTTACTACTTATGCGATCATTGATGATCAGAGTAATAGGTCTTTAGCCTGTTCAACATTTATAGATTATTTCAATGAAACCACAGAGCCAGTTGAATACACACTAGCATCTTGCTCGGGAAAAACTGTTCAACATGGTCGTCGTACTACAGGGTACATACTAGAATCTTTGGATGGCACTACACAGCTGAAGTGTCCATCTCTGATTGAATGCAATGAAATTCCGATCTCAAAGCGAGAGATAGCTACTCCTGCCATAGCTAGGCACTACAAACATCTACAGGATATAGAACAGTTCATACCAGAACTTGATGGGAATGCCGAAGTTATGCTTCTAATAGGACGGGATGTGACCGCTGCTCATCACATTTTAGATCAAAGAATTGGCAAGGACAACGAACCGTATGCACAACGTCTTCGTCTAGGATGGGCAATAATTGGCGAAACATGCTTAGGTTTAGTGCACGCATCAGATACAATCACAGTTAACAAAACAACAGTTCTTCCAAACGGCAGAGAGACAAATCTCAAACCATGTGAATATGGTTTCAGAGTGAAAGACAATGAACCAGATATTGGTAGTACTGTTTTCAAACAAACTAGAGAAGATGATACTTTAGGATTATCTCAAGAGGACAAAGAATTTCTAATCGTTATGGATAAAGAATTTCACACGTCAGAAAATGGTCGTTTATCGGCACCTTTACCGTTTCGGAGAGATAGACCAAAACTTCAAAACAACTATCATCAGGCAAGACAAAGAGCAGAGAATCTTAGTAGAAGCTTCAAACGAGACTCCACTAAACAACAGCATTTTGTAGAATTTATGAAAaagatatttgtaaataatcacGCAGAAGCAGTCACTCCGGCTAGAAAGGGAGAGGAAGTTTGGTATCTCCCAATCTTTGGAGTTTATCACGCAAAGAAACAATCAAAAATCAGAGTAGTATTCGACTCAGCGGCTAAATATAATGGGCTTTGTCTGAATGATATTCTAATGAAGGGACCAGACTTAACAAACAACTTGGTTGGTGTACTATTGAAGTTTAGGAAGGGTAAAGTTGCCGCAATTGCAGATGTTGAACAAATGTTTTTCAGTTTTGAGGTTAATGAAGAACACAGGAACTACTTAAGATTTGTATGGTTTAAGGACAACACTGTAACAGAACCACTGACTGAATATCGAATGAAAGTTCACGTTTTTGGGAATTCACCTTCCCCAGCTGTAGCTAATTATGGTTTACGCAAAGCTGTTTGCGATCACACAGATTTAGACACATGTGATGATGTATGTCATTATGTAAACAACAATTTTTATGTAGATGATGGTTTAGTGTCAGGCGACAGCCCTGAAGAAATTGTAAGTCTCATCAAAAGGACTCAAGAAAGATTAATAACAGGAGGTAAAATTAGACTGCATAAGATAGTTTCGAATAATAGTGAGGTAGTCAAGAGTTTTGAAACAAAGGATTTAGCTGAAAGCATTACCAAGATTGACTTTAATTCAGAGTCTACATGTCTACAGAGAAGTTTAGGTTTATGTTGGAATGTTGTAAAAGACATTTTCACCTATCAGTTATCTAAAGAGGAGAAACCCTTTACAAAAAGAGGGCTGCTATCAGTAATTAATGGAATATTTGATCCATTAGGGTTCATAGCTCCTGTAATCCTTGGCGGAAGGTTAATTATGAGAGAAGCAGTACAAAACAATTCATTAGATTGGGATGATCCGTTACCTGATAATTTACTCTCTTACTGGCAGAGATGGAAACAGTCCTTACAGGATCTTGAAACATTAGAGATAGGGAGGCCTTTCACTAGTCAATCATTGAACGACAGTACTGAATGTGAATTACACATCTTCTCGGACGCATCAAAGGAGGCGATTTCGTCTGTTGCCTATATCCGTACATTTGACAAGAAAGGAGATTCAGAACTAGGTTTTTTAGTAGGAAAGTCCAAACTGGCTCCGTGTCATGGACATACCATACCGAGGCTGGAATTATGTGGAGCTGTTCTGTCAACTGAGTTAGCTACATTCATTCAGAATGAACTGAAATTGCCATTAAGTTCCACACACTTTTATACCGATAGTCAGGTAGTACTAGGGTATATATACAATGAGAAAAGACGGTTTTATGTGTATGTCAGCAACCGTGTTAGCAAAATTTTGAAAGGTTCTGTGAAATCACAATGGAGCTATGTACCAACAGAGTTAAATCCTGCTGATCATGGCACAAGGCAATTAGAAGCAAAAAATGTAGGAGACTCAAAGTGGTTATTAGGACCAAAATCATATATAGATACTCTTCACAAATCCGAATGCACTTCATTTGATATTGTGTCGCCTGATGAAGACCAGGAAGTTTGTCCTACAGCAGTAGAGTCTATGAAAACATTGATATCACCTATTCAAACCTTGGGAGTTGATCGGTTTGAGAGATTCTCAAAATGGTCAAGTTTAGTAAGAGCTATATCTTTGTTGAAAAGAAAGATTGTGTCTAGTTATAGGAGTAAAGTAGATACTAAGGATACAAGGACTTGTGTAGATATCAGAAAAGAGGCTGAAACACTTGTTTTGAAACTCAGTTACAGTATTATTCTAATGAAATAG
- the LOC134690611 gene encoding uncharacterized protein LOC134690611: MDTPDEVETKRLRTLTVRAMENYKEKVKAYHAKLLEKRQAVEASLAYLEEQTGDIQFLGQVRETLVEVLNHYYELCKEFCEYLSPQNTEQSNSELLVQKSVFQTIAKEVDLAIKFIDEQTSHSTKIEKENSSTAHLVKEDEPQLTIRKDSPVHHSSLHGSLHDQGNSSHKIQGHKSHSSSSHKAKSSDGGRSSNYTHSRSSQGSRSSKSILLDKTARAEAAKAKLKFIEEEEKLVRKQNELELEVQKQRSELKSNLNILKHKREIAEAEAELTAVKEILDEENAIDSNWKDRGLNLPESSASEIVKSYITNQRPKVYVPVEEETKLNPHVQEFVPSTILQKEFKTFQPQQTVHVSESPGIIDLTKYIMKKDLLISRLSTFDDKPERYCSWKNSFNNILRELDATDSEQLDLLNRYLGPQSK; the protein is encoded by the coding sequence ATGGACACGCCAGATGAAGTAGAAACAAAACGGCTGAGAACACTTACAGTTAGGGCAATGGAAAACTATAAAGAAAAGGTTAAAGCCTATCATGCTAAACTATTAGAAAAGAGACAAGCAGTTGAGGCATCATTAGCCTATCTGGAGGAACAAACAGGAGATATACAATTTCTAGGACAGGTTAGAGAAACTCTTGTGGAAGTACTTAACCATTATTATGAACTTTGTAAAGAATTCTGTGAATACTTGTCACCTCAAAATACGGAACAAAGTAATAGTGAACTATTAGTACAAAAATCTGTGTTTCAAACAATAGCTAAAGAAGTAGATCTAGCAATTAAATTCATTGATGAGCAAACAAGTCATAGTACCAAGATCGAAAAAGAGAATAGCTCAACAGCACATCTAGTCAAAGAGGATGAGCCTCAATTAACAATTAGGAAAGACAGTCCAGTTCATCATTCTAGTCTTCATGGTTCTTTACATGATCAAGGCAATTCTAGTCATAAGATCCAAGGACATAAGTCACATTCTAGTTCTAGTCATAAAGCTAAAAGTAGTGATGGAGGTCGTTCTTCAAATTACACTCACAGTCGTTCTAGTCAGGGAAGTCGCTCGAGCAAGTCAATTCTTCTAGACAAAACAGCTAGAGCTGAAGCTGCCAAGGCAAAACTTAAATTCATAGAAGAGGAAGAGAAATtagtaagaaaacaaaatgagttAGAATTAGAAGTCCAAAAACAAAGATCGGAACTTAAATCAaacttaaacattttgaaacatAAAAGAGAGATTGCAGAAGCCGAGGCAGAATTAACAGCAGTAAAGGAAATTTTAGATGAGGAAAATGCAATAGATAGCAATTGGAAGGACAGAGGTCTGAACCTTCCTGAATCAAGTGCTTCTGAAATAGTAAAATCTTATATTACCAATCAGAGACCTAAAGTTTATGTTCCCGTTGAggaagaaacaaaattaaacccTCATGTACAAGAATTTGTGCCTTCGACAATACTGCAAAAGGAATTCAAAACATTTCAACCACAACAGACTGTGCATGTGTCTGAATCACCAGGAATAATTGACCTCACGAAATATATTATGAAGAAAGATCTTTTAATTTCAAGATTATCGACTTTCGATGACAAACCTGAACGATATTGCAGTTGGAAAAATAGCTTTAACAACATACTAAGAGAACTGGATGCAACAGATTCAGAACAGTTAGATCTTTTAAACAGATACTTAGGCCCACAGTCAAAATGA